CGCGGGCGGGATCACCGTGGAGGGCATGGAGTCCCTGGCGCCCGTGCTGGTCGACTCCATGGTGCCGTTCGTCTCGTCCCTGCCCGAGGGCTCGATCGCGTTCATGATCGAACCGGAGAAGGTCCGCCTGCGCGCCCACGACCTCATCGCGACCAACGAGGAGTTCCTCGCGGCCGCGTGGTCCACCGCCTCGGACGGCGGCGCAGCGCCGCTGGACCTCGGCCTGGACCCGGAGGCCCTCCTGCATGAGGCGAGCTTCCGCACGCTCGCGGACACCCGGACCGACGCGCAGTCGGCGGGCGTCTCCTGGTGGGACGTCTCCACCCTTGGCGTGGACGAGGAGCTGGGGCACGACGTCGACGTGCTGGCGCTGCGGGCCAGGGAACCGCGCGGATACCGCGGCGATGTGGGGGAGATGCTGGAGTTCATCTCCTCCCGGATCAAGGACTCCTGGCGGCTCGTCGTCGTCACGGACGGCCCGGGTCCGGCGCAGCGCCTCGCCGAGCTGTTCCACGACGCCGACGTGCCCTGTGCCCGCGTGGACCGCCTGGCGGACGCGCCGGCTCCCGGCATCATCGAGATCACGACGGCGGAGGCCGGCCACGGCTTCGTGCTGGACGGACTGAAGTTCGGCGTCCTGACCGAGGCCGATCTGCTCGGTCGCTCGAGCGCCCGCGGCGGCACCAAGGACATGCGGAAGATGCCGTCCCGGCGCCGCAACGCCGTCGACCCGCTGTCCCTGCACGCCGGAGACTTCGTCGTGCACGAACAGCACGGCATCGGCCGGTTCGTGGAGCTGGTGCAGCGGAAGACCGCCGGCTCGGACGGGGTGCGCGAGTACCTGGTCCTGGAGTACGCGCCGTCCAAGCGCGGCGCCCCCGGGGACCGCCTCTTCGTCCCCACCGATCAGCTGGATCAGGTCACCCGTTACGTCGGCGGTGACACCCCGGCGCTCAGCAAGATGGGCGGCTCCGACTGGGCCTCCACCAAGTCCAAGGCGCGCCGGGCGGTCAAGGAGATCGCCGGGGAGCTCATCCGGCTGTACTCGGCCCGCATGGCGTCCAAGGGGCACGCCTTCGGGCAGGACACCCCCTGGCAGCGCGAACTGGAGCAGGCGTTCCCGTATGTCGAGACCCCGGATCAGCTGACCACCATCAACGAGGTCAAGGCGGACATGGAGAAGGAGATCCCCATGGATCGCCTCGTCTCCGGAGACGTCGGCTACGGCAAGACCGAGATCGCGGTCCGTGCCGCATTCAAGGCCATCCAGGACGGCAAGCAGGTGGCCGTCCTGGTGCCCACCACGCTCCTCGCCCAGCAGCACCACGAGACCTTCAGTGAGCGGTTCTCCGGGTTCCCGGTCCGGGTCCGCGCCCTGTCCCGGTTCCAGACCGCCAAGGAGTCCAAGGAGACGCTCGCCGGCGTCAAGGACGGCAGCGTGGATCTCGTGATCGGCACGCACCGCCTCCTGTCGAAGGAGATCGAGTTCAAGGATCTGGGCCTCGTCATCATCGACGAGGAACAGCGGTTCGGCGTGGAGCACAAGGAAGCGCTCAAGAAGATGCGCACCAACGTGGACGTGCTGGCCATGTCCGCCACCCCGATCCCGCGCACCCTCGAGATGTCCCTCACCGGCATCCGGGAGACCTCCACGCTGGCCACGCCGCCGGAGGAGCGCCATCCCGTGCTCACCTATGTGGGCCCGTACACGGACAAGCAGGTCTCCGCCGCGGTCCGCCGCGAACTCATGCGCGAGGGCCAGGTGTTCTTCGTGCACAACCGGGTGTCCTCGATCGACCGGGTGGCCGCGTCCATCCGCGAGCTGGTCCCGGAGGCCCGCGTCGAGGTGGCCCACGGTCAGATGACCGAGGCCCGCCTGGAACAGATCATCGTGGACTTCTGGGAGAAGCGGTTCGACGTGCTGGTCTGCACCACCATCATCGAGACCGGCCTGGACATCTCCAACGCCAACACCCTGATCGTGGACGGCGCCAACAACTACGGTCTCTCGCAGCTGCACCAGCTCCGTGGCCGCGTGGGCCGTGGCCGGGAGCGGGCCTACGCGTACTTCCTGTACCCGTCGGAGAAGCCGCTGGGCGAGGTGGCCCTGGAACGTCTCAAGGCCGTCGCCGCGCACAACGAACTCGGCGCCGGCATGCAGCTCGCCATGAAGGACCTCGAGATCCGCGGCGCGGGCAACCTCCTGGGCGGCGAGCAGTCGGGCCACATCCAGGGGGTGGGCTTCGACCTCTACATCCGCCTGGTCGGCGAGGCCGTGGCGGAGTACCGCGGGGAGAAGGAGGAAGCGGCGGCCGAGATGAAGATCGAGCTGCCGATCAACGCCCACCTGCCGCACGACTACGTTCCGGGGGAGCGGCTGCGGCTCGAGGCCTACCGCAAGCTCGCCGCGGCTCACACGGAGGCGGCCATCGACGAGGTGCGCGACGAACTAGTGGACCGCTACGGTGAGCCGCCCGCTCCCGTGGTCAACCTCCTGGACGTGGCGCGCTTCCGGGTGGCCGCCCGTGCGGTCGGCCTGACCGACGTCGCGGTCCAGGGGAACTTCATCAAGTTCGCCCCGGCGGCGCTGCCGGAGTCCAAGACCATGCGCCTGAGCCGCATGTACCCGGGTTCCCAGATCAAGCCGGCGCTCAACGCGGTGCTGATCCCGAAGCCGAAGACGGCGCGGGTCGGGGGACGCGATCTCGCCGACGCGCAGGTCCTCGAGTGGGCGCGCAATGTCCTCGCGGCGATCTTCGAGGACTAGACACGCTTCGAAGGCCAGGCGGCCGGCGCCGCGCCCTGTTTCACTTCTAGCGGGGTTATCGACCCGCGAAAAGTGAAACAGGGCGCGGCGCCGCACAAGAACACTCTGGAAACACAGCACCACCCAGGAATCGACGAAGGCCCCGGAGGCGAACCTCCGGGGCCTTCGTGCTGCTGGCAAGCGTTACTTGGCGTCCTGCTTGGCGCGCTCGAGCTCGGCGAGCGTGTCGGAACGGCCGAGGACGTGCTGCGGGATGGCGAAGGCCAGCGCGAACAGGACCAGGGTCACGGCGGCCGGCCAGGTGTTCTCCAGGCTCAGGAAGGACAGCGAGTAGACAGCCCCGGCGAACAGCGCGAAGCAGATGATGAACAGCACCAGGGACTGGACGGTGTTGTTCTCTTTGCCGATCGGACGGGACATGGTCTCCCAACTTTCTTTCTCATGACGTCCGCTGGGACGTCGTCAGTCTTCCGCAGGGCGGCCCGGACGGGGCTCGCTCTCGGGTCCCCGCGAGGGAACCCCGGGTTCTCAGTAGTCGCTCTGACCCTGTTCGCCCTTGACGATGGCGATGCCGGAGCTCGCGCCGATGCGGGTGGCACCAGCAGCAATCATAGCCTGTGCATCCTCCAGGCTCCGCACTCCGCCGGACGCCTTGACGCCCAGATCGGGACCCACGGTGGCGCGCATGAGCTTCACGTCCTCCACGGTCGCCCCGCCGCCGTTGAAGCCGGTGGAGGTCTTCACGAAGTCCGCGCCCGCCTCGACGGACGCCTGGCAGGCGAGGACCTTCTGCTCGTCCGTGAGCAGCGCGGTCTCGATGATGACCTTCAGGATCGCCTCGCCGTCGTGCACCGCGGCGGCCACGGCGGCGATGTCCTCGACGA
Above is a window of Arthrobacter sp. Y-9 DNA encoding:
- the mfd gene encoding transcription-repair coupling factor; this translates as MSPRTASATSSQNPAVFQAQLAGIRTVLAEDPAFGNLRVSAAQGTRRSDDFHLGAPSGLNPVVIAELVDGLKELDSERRDAGAAASAATAPAVVLAVTATGREAEDLAAALRAYLPEDEVAEFPSWETLPHERLSPRSDTVGRRLTVLRRLAHPEAFATPLRVVVAPVRAVVQPIVAGLGDLEPVTVRVGAEEPFEDLVRRLAAAAYARVDMVTHRGEFAVRGGILDVFPPTENHPIRIEFFGDEVEQMRYFAVADQRSLSVGDGVVHPEVLWAPPCRELLITPSVMSRAAKLQKSMPGAADMLEKIAGGITVEGMESLAPVLVDSMVPFVSSLPEGSIAFMIEPEKVRLRAHDLIATNEEFLAAAWSTASDGGAAPLDLGLDPEALLHEASFRTLADTRTDAQSAGVSWWDVSTLGVDEELGHDVDVLALRAREPRGYRGDVGEMLEFISSRIKDSWRLVVVTDGPGPAQRLAELFHDADVPCARVDRLADAPAPGIIEITTAEAGHGFVLDGLKFGVLTEADLLGRSSARGGTKDMRKMPSRRRNAVDPLSLHAGDFVVHEQHGIGRFVELVQRKTAGSDGVREYLVLEYAPSKRGAPGDRLFVPTDQLDQVTRYVGGDTPALSKMGGSDWASTKSKARRAVKEIAGELIRLYSARMASKGHAFGQDTPWQRELEQAFPYVETPDQLTTINEVKADMEKEIPMDRLVSGDVGYGKTEIAVRAAFKAIQDGKQVAVLVPTTLLAQQHHETFSERFSGFPVRVRALSRFQTAKESKETLAGVKDGSVDLVIGTHRLLSKEIEFKDLGLVIIDEEQRFGVEHKEALKKMRTNVDVLAMSATPIPRTLEMSLTGIRETSTLATPPEERHPVLTYVGPYTDKQVSAAVRRELMREGQVFFVHNRVSSIDRVAASIRELVPEARVEVAHGQMTEARLEQIIVDFWEKRFDVLVCTTIIETGLDISNANTLIVDGANNYGLSQLHQLRGRVGRGRERAYAYFLYPSEKPLGEVALERLKAVAAHNELGAGMQLAMKDLEIRGAGNLLGGEQSGHIQGVGFDLYIRLVGEAVAEYRGEKEEAAAEMKIELPINAHLPHDYVPGERLRLEAYRKLAAAHTEAAIDEVRDELVDRYGEPPAPVVNLLDVARFRVAARAVGLTDVAVQGNFIKFAPAALPESKTMRLSRMYPGSQIKPALNAVLIPKPKTARVGGRDLADAQVLEWARNVLAAIFED
- the deoC gene encoding deoxyribose-phosphate aldolase; translated protein: MQRKTMSTNIASYIDHTLLKPDASREDVQRLCAEAVEYGFKSVCVNPVWVKTAVQALKGSQVLCCAVVGFPLGATPTDVKVFEARGAVEDGAAEIDMVINIASARADDKDALVEDIAAVAAAVHDGEAILKVIIETALLTDEQKVLACQASVEAGADFVKTSTGFNGGGATVEDVKLMRATVGPDLGVKASGGVRSLEDAQAMIAAGATRIGASSGIAIVKGEQGQSDY